DNA sequence from the Armatimonadota bacterium genome:
CGTCGAAGGTGCGCGGCTGAGCGTTGAAGTAAAGTAATAGGATTCCCACCAGCATGGCCAGCGAGCCCACCAGCGTGAAGAGGAAGAACTTGATGGCCGCGTACTCCCTGCGCGGGCCGCCCCAGATCCCGATGAGGAAGTACATGGGGACCAGGGTCACTTCCCAGAAGATGTAGAAGAGGAAGAAGTCCAGGGCCACGAAGACACCCAGCATCGCCGTCTGCAGCAACAGAAGCAGAAACATGTACTCCTTGAGCCGCAGCTCCACCCGCCAGGAGTAGACGATGGAGACGGCGGAAAGCACCTGGGTCAGCAGCACCAGCGGCAGGCTCAGCCCGTCCAGACCCACGGCGTAGCTGATGCCCACCGAAGGGATCCAGGGAGCCGATTCTACCATCTGCATCCCCCCGCGCAGGTTGAAGCGGCCCAGCAGGACGATGGCCACGTACAGGGAGAGCAGCGACGCCCCCAGGGCGATCCCCCGGATGGCCCGGGGGTTGCGGAAGAAGAGCAGCAGAATCCCCCCGGCCAGGGGGAGGAAGACCATCAGGCTAAGCATGGGTCCGCCTCATCGCACCAGCCCTCCCAGGATGAGAAGGATGACACCGATGGCGATAACCAGCAGGTAGTTCTCGGCGCGCCCCGTCTGCACGGCCCGCAGGGCGCCGCCCAGCGCCTTGGCCACCCAACCGATGAGGTTGACCACCCCGTCCACCACATAGAGGTCGAAGACGCGGTACAGCCGGGTGAGGGCCACCAGGGCCACGCCGATGAGGTTCACCAATCCGTCCACCACGTAGACGTCGAATATCCTTAGCACGCGGGAGGTCCACACCGTGCCGCGCACGACGGTCCACTGGTACACCTCGTCGAAGTAGTACTTCCGCTCCGCCCAGGTGCTGAAGGGTTGAAACGCCCGCCGCACCGCCGCCGGCGAGGTCCAGCGCCAGCGGTAGAGGGCGGCGGCGGCGCCGATCCCGGCCAGGGCCACGGCGGTGGAGACCAGGGCGATCCGCAGGTCGAAGGTCCCCGCCGTCTGTTCCCCGGCGCGGAGGAAGCGGCCGAAGGGGTTCCCCAGGAAGGGCGCGCCCAGGAAGCCGAGCAGCGCGGCGCCGCAGGCCAGGAACCACAGCGGAGCGGTCATCACCCGCGGGCTCTCGTGGGGATGGACAGTTCCGTGGTGGCCTCCGGCCCCGTGGGCCGCCCAGCGCGGTTCGCCCAGGAAGGTGTAGAAGAGCATGCGCATCACGTAGAACGCGGTGACAAACGAGGTGACCGTTCCCAGGTAGAACAGCGGTGGGCTGTGGTGCCAGGCCTCCGTGAGGATCTCGTCCTTGGACCAGAACCCGGCGAAGGGGAAGATCCCGGCCAGAGCCAGGCCGCCCACAAGCATGGTCCAGTAGGTGGACGGCATCACCCGGGCCAGGCCGCCCATCTGCTTCATGTCATTGGTCCCCATGGCGTGGATGACGCTGCCCGCTGCCAGGAAGAGGAGGGCCTTGAAGAAGGCGTGGGTCATCAGGTGGAAGATCCCGGCGGCGTAGCCCAGCACCCCCAGGCCCAGCATCATGTAGCCCAGCTGGCTGATGGTGGAATAGGCCATCACCCGCTTGATGTCGTCCTGCACCACGGCGATGGTGGCGGCCATGAAGGCGCTGATCCCGCCCACCCAGGCCACCACGGTCAGCGCGGTGTGCTCCGGGGTCTGGGCGAAGAGGAGGAAGAGGCGCGCCACCATGTAGACCCCGGCGGCCACCATGGTGGCGGCGTGGATCAGGGCGGAGACAGGGGTGGGCCCCTCCATGGCGTCCGGCAGCCAGACGTGCAGCGGCACCTGTGCCGACTTGCCCACAGCCCCGCCGAAAAGCAGCAGGGCGGCCGCCAGCAGGATGCCCCGGCTCAGGCGGCCGTCCTGCACGGCGGCAAAGGTCTGGTCGAAGCGCAACGTCCCCAGGGTGAAGAAGAGCAGGAGGATCCCGGCGAAGAAGAAGACGTCGCCGACGCGGGTGGTGATGAAGGCCTTCATGGAGGCGCGGGCGGCAGTGGGACGCTCGAACCAGAAGCCGATCAGCAGGTAGGAGCACAGCCCCACCAGCTCCCAGCCCACGTACAGGAACAGGAAGTTGTCGGCCAGGACCAGCAGCAGCATGGAGGCGGCGAAGAGGGAGAGGTAGGCGAAGAAGCGGGGGTAGCGCGGGTCGCCGTGCATGTAGCCCACGGAGTAGATGAAGATGGCCGACCCCACCACGGTGACCACCAACAGCATCACCGCCCCCAGCGCGTCCACCTGAATCCCCAGGGCCAGATGCCGCCCTCCCAGCACCAGCCAGTCCAGGGTGGACCTGGGGAGGGCCCCGCCCAGGACGCGGGAGAAGACGGCCAGCGCCACAACTGCCGAGGTCAGCATGGCGCCGATGGCCACATAGGCGCCCTGCCCCGGCAGCCGCCGGCCGAAGAAGACAATCACCCAGAAGGCCAGGAAGGGCAGCAGGGGGATCAGCCAGGCGAGGAAGGTCACCATTTCAGCAGGTTGATCTCGTCCACGTGCACCGTCTCCAGGTTGCGGTAGACGGCCATGACCAGGGCCAGGCCCACCGCCGCCTCGGTGGCGGCCAGGGTGATGATCACCAGGGCGAAGACGTGCCCGGCCAGCGCCCCCGGGGCCACGTAGCGGTTGAAGGCCACCAGGTTGAGGTTGGCTGCGTTAAGCATCAGCTCGATCCCCATGAGGATGGCCACCGCGTTGCGGCGGGTGAGGATGCCGTAGAGCCCCAGCCCGAACAGCAGGGCACTGACGGCCAGGTAGTGGTTCAGCCCCACCGTCATCGCCCTGGCCCCCTACTGCTCCCGGCGGGCGATGACCAGCGCGCCCACCAGCGAAACCAGCAGCACCACGCTGCTGATCTCGAAGGCCAGGACGAAGGTGGTGAGGAAGGCGCTGCCCACGGCCGACACGTTGGAGCGGGGCAGGGTGCCGGCTGCCAGAGGCCAGGCGGTGCGCAGCAGCAGCGCCAGAAGCGCTGCGGTCAGCGCGGCGGCGGCCAGCGCCCCCACCACCCGCTGCTCGTTGGCCTGGCGCACGGCCGTCCCCGTGCCCCCCTGCGTCAGCATGATCACAAAGAGAATGAGCACGGCGATGGCCCCGGCGTAGATGAGGATCTGGATTCCGGCCACAAACTCAGCCTGCAGCAGTACGAACAGTCCGGTCACCCCCAGGAGGCTGGGGATCAGCGACATGGCAGCGCGCACCAGGTTGGGGCTGGTCACCACGACCACCGCCGGCAGCAGCGTGACCAGGGCCAGGATGGTGAAGGCGGCCAGCTCACCCACGGCTGGCGGCTCCTCCACCCGCCCCTAGACCAGCAGCCATCCCGTCACCAGCACCAGCACGAACCCCAGGGGGACGAGCCCCTTCCAGGAGAGGTGGAGCAGCTGGTCCAGCCGCAGACGCGGGTAGGTCCAGCGCACCCACATGAGGACGAAAACCAGGGCGAACAGCTTGATGAAAAACCACACCACTCCCGGCAGCAGCGGACCGTGCCAGCCGCCCAGGAACAGGACGGTGGTCAGGGCGGCCATGGCGAAGGCCTCGGCGTACTCCCCCAGCTGGAAGAGGGCGAAGCGCATCCCTGTGTACTCCGAGAAGTAGCCGGCGACCAGCTCCGACTCTGCCTCCGGGAGGTCGAAGGGCACCCGGTTCACCTCAGCCGTGGCCGCGGTGAAGAACAGCAGGAAGGCCAGCACCCCGGGAATGAGCAGCCAGCGGTTGCCCGGCAGGCCGAAGATGAACCAGTTGCCGATCCCCAGCCACCCGCCGCGCTGGGCCTCCACGATGCCCACTGTGGATAGCGTCCCCGCCATCATCACCGGCACCAGCACTGCCAGGGCCAGGGGGATCTCGTAGGAGATCATCTGGGAGGCGGAGCGGAAGCCGCCCAGAAGCGCGTACTTGTTGTTGGAGGACCACCCCCCCAGGAGGATGGCGATGACGATGAGCGAGGCCATGGCGATGAAAAACAGCAGGCCGATGTTGATGTCCCGCACCACGATGACCCGGCCAAAGAGCGGGCCGAAGGGAATGATGATCCAGGCCAGCAACCCGGCCACCGCCGCCAGCAGGGGAGCCACGTTGAAGGTGAGGGCGTCGGCGCTGGCGGGGACGATGTTCTCCTTCTGCAGGAGCTTCACCGTGTCGGCCACGGTCTGCAGGATGCCCTGCGGGCCCACATGCTTGGGGCCCAAACGCGACTGGATCCAGCCGCTGATCTTGCGCTCCAGGTAGACTCCCAGCATGGCTCCTACCAGGGCCAGGAAGGTGAAGACGGCGACCGCGGCCAGGATCGCCTTGAGGATCTCCCCAAACCAGCTCATGCGGCTAGACCCATTCCAGGGCGCCCTTGCGCCAGGCGTAGAGCAACCCCATGCCCAGGATGACGATGAAGAGCGCCGCCTCCGTCAGGACGAACCCACCCAGCCGCTGGGTGATAAAGTGGCGGAAGACCACCGCCCAGGGGAAGAGGTAGATCACCTCCACCTCGAAGAGGACGAAGACCAGGGCGAAGAGGTAGTAGCGGATGTTGAACTGCGCCCAGGCCTGGCCGAAGGGGACCACGCCGGACTCATAGGTGAGGTGCTTCTGCGGATACTCCGCGCGCGGGGCCAGCGCCCAGACCAGGGCCAGAGGCAGCCCCGCCAGGACCACTCCCACCACCGCGAACACCGCGACGTACAGCCAGTCCAGCAGCATGCCCGCCTCCGGCCCGGTTGCCGCGCCCATCATACGGGCGGGCATTTGGGCGTGTCAACAAACTGCACTGGATCCGTAGCTGAACCTGGGCACAAACCCGCCCTTACCCCTCAGAATGTGTGGGGATGTCCGCCGGCGCGAAGCGCGCGGTGAAGTGACGCAAGAGCGGCGGTTCGTAGATGAAGCGCAATCCGTGGATCTCCTGGCG
Encoded proteins:
- the nuoL gene encoding NADH-quinone oxidoreductase subunit L, producing the protein MVTFLAWLIPLLPFLAFWVIVFFGRRLPGQGAYVAIGAMLTSAVVALAVFSRVLGGALPRSTLDWLVLGGRHLALGIQVDALGAVMLLVVTVVGSAIFIYSVGYMHGDPRYPRFFAYLSLFAASMLLLVLADNFLFLYVGWELVGLCSYLLIGFWFERPTAARASMKAFITTRVGDVFFFAGILLLFFTLGTLRFDQTFAAVQDGRLSRGILLAAALLLFGGAVGKSAQVPLHVWLPDAMEGPTPVSALIHAATMVAAGVYMVARLFLLFAQTPEHTALTVVAWVGGISAFMAATIAVVQDDIKRVMAYSTISQLGYMMLGLGVLGYAAGIFHLMTHAFFKALLFLAAGSVIHAMGTNDMKQMGGLARVMPSTYWTMLVGGLALAGIFPFAGFWSKDEILTEAWHHSPPLFYLGTVTSFVTAFYVMRMLFYTFLGEPRWAAHGAGGHHGTVHPHESPRVMTAPLWFLACGAALLGFLGAPFLGNPFGRFLRAGEQTAGTFDLRIALVSTAVALAGIGAAAALYRWRWTSPAAVRRAFQPFSTWAERKYYFDEVYQWTVVRGTVWTSRVLRIFDVYVVDGLVNLIGVALVALTRLYRVFDLYVVDGVVNLIGWVAKALGGALRAVQTGRAENYLLVIAIGVILLILGGLVR
- the nuoK gene encoding NADH-quinone oxidoreductase subunit NuoK — protein: MTVGLNHYLAVSALLFGLGLYGILTRRNAVAILMGIELMLNAANLNLVAFNRYVAPGALAGHVFALVIITLAATEAAVGLALVMAVYRNLETVHVDEINLLKW
- a CDS encoding NADH-quinone oxidoreductase subunit J, with translation MGELAAFTILALVTLLPAVVVVTSPNLVRAAMSLIPSLLGVTGLFVLLQAEFVAGIQILIYAGAIAVLILFVIMLTQGGTGTAVRQANEQRVVGALAAAALTAALLALLLRTAWPLAAGTLPRSNVSAVGSAFLTTFVLAFEISSVVLLVSLVGALVIARREQ
- the nuoH gene encoding NADH-quinone oxidoreductase subunit NuoH — translated: MSWFGEILKAILAAVAVFTFLALVGAMLGVYLERKISGWIQSRLGPKHVGPQGILQTVADTVKLLQKENIVPASADALTFNVAPLLAAVAGLLAWIIIPFGPLFGRVIVVRDINIGLLFFIAMASLIVIAILLGGWSSNNKYALLGGFRSASQMISYEIPLALAVLVPVMMAGTLSTVGIVEAQRGGWLGIGNWFIFGLPGNRWLLIPGVLAFLLFFTAATAEVNRVPFDLPEAESELVAGYFSEYTGMRFALFQLGEYAEAFAMAALTTVLFLGGWHGPLLPGVVWFFIKLFALVFVLMWVRWTYPRLRLDQLLHLSWKGLVPLGFVLVLVTGWLLV
- a CDS encoding NADH-quinone oxidoreductase subunit A, translated to MLLDWLYVAVFAVVGVVLAGLPLALVWALAPRAEYPQKHLTYESGVVPFGQAWAQFNIRYYLFALVFVLFEVEVIYLFPWAVVFRHFITQRLGGFVLTEAALFIVILGMGLLYAWRKGALEWV